The Nitrospinota bacterium nucleotide sequence GCGGGCCGATGATATTTTGCCCCTGGCCAAAAGCTTCCTGAACGAGTTCAACCAGCTATACGGCAAGGCATTTCGGGAGATCACCCAGCAGGGGGCTGCTCGTCTGCTTTCATACCCCTGGAAGGGGAACGTCCGGGAGATAAAAAACGCCATCGAGCGGGTTGTGGTTTACGAAGATGACACAAAGGTAAGGGCCGAGCACTTAACTTTTCTGGAACCCGGCCCGGCAGAAACGACCAACGGGGCCTCGGCATTCACTCTGCCGCGCGAGGGCGTTGATATTGAGAGCGTCTTCAGAAGCCTCATCGTTCAGGCCCTCGATAGAACCGAAGACAATCAGTCAGAGGCCGCCCGCTTGCTGGGCATCTCGCTGCCCACGCTCCGATACCGAATGGCGAAATACGGTCTGAAAAACTAAGAGGGAGCAAGGGGTATGACGTGGTGCTCGGCAGTGGGGTGGCCTGAATATAAACCGATGGGTAGCAAGGAACGCCGGCCAATCTCGCCGGCAATTTCAAGGACCAATAGAGAGGAGGTAAAACCATGAGTGAGTTCGGACAGACCGATGCCCTGGGTATGATTGAGACCAAGGGATTCGTCGGCATGGTGGAGGCGGCCGACGCCATGGTCAAGGCGGCCAGGGTGGAGATCGTCTCCTACGAGAGGATTGGCGGGGGCTACGTCACCGCCGTTGTGCGGGGTGATGTGGCCGCGGTCAAGGCGGCCACGGACGCCGGGGCCCGGATGGCCCAGAAGGTGGGCGAGCTCGTAAGCGTCCACGTCATCCCCCGGCCCCACGTCAATGTCGACGCGGTCCTGCCGTTGGGCCGGCCGCCCAGGACAGAGTAGGGCAGCCCATGCTTATCGGCCGCATTGTAGGCACGGTCGTGGCCACCCAGAAGGAGCCGCGACTTGAAGGCCTCAAGTTACAAGTGGTCAAGCGGGTGGAAATCGAAGGCAGCCTCTCGGAGACCTTCGTGGTGGCGGTCGACGCCGTGGGGGCA carries:
- a CDS encoding BMC domain-containing protein, with the translated sequence MSEFGQTDALGMIETKGFVGMVEAADAMVKAARVEIVSYERIGGGYVTAVVRGDVAAVKAATDAGARMAQKVGELVSVHVIPRPHVNVDAVLPLGRPPRTE